Proteins from a single region of Mustela erminea isolate mMusErm1 chromosome X, mMusErm1.Pri, whole genome shotgun sequence:
- the IGSF1 gene encoding immunoglobulin superfamily member 1, translated as MTLDRLGERSAMLWTFSVLLFCIRLSLGMTSIVVQSQPELWIETNYPQAPWENITLWFKSPSRISSKFLLLKDKTQMTWIRPSSKTSQVSFPIGALTKSNAGLYRCCYWKETGWSEPSKVLELEAPGQLPKPIFWIQAETSPLPGCNVNILCHGWLQDLVFMLFKEGYAEPVDYQIPTGTVAIFSIANMTPESEGVYMCRTHIQMLPTLWSEPSNPLKLIVAGLYPKPTLTAYPGPIMAPGESLKLRCQGPIYGMTFALIRLEDLEKSFYRKRPIKNEAYFFFRALKIHDAGHYFCFYYDGSYRGSLLSDILKIWVTDTFPKTWLLAQPSPVVQMGQNVSLWCRGPVNGVGLALYKKGEDKPLQLLDTTNTDDNGSFFLHNVTYSDAGVYSCHYLLSWKTSIRMTSHNTVELVVVDKSPKPSLSAWPSTMFKLGKVITLQCQVPHPVLEFSLEWEERATFQKFSVDKDFIISNAEGKGTGTYICSYHIEAHPNIWPDLSEPLKLMGPAGFLTWNYVLNEAIRLSLIIQLVALLLVVLWIRWKCRRLRIRGAWLLGTAQGVTMLFIVTALLCCGLCNGVLTEETEIIMPTPKPELWAETNFPFAPWKNLTLWCRSPSGSTKEFVLLKDGTGWIATRPASEQVRAAFPLGALTQSHTGSYHCHSWEEMAVSEPSEALELVGTDILPKPVMSASPPVRGQKLQIRCKGWLAGMEFVLYKEGVQEPVQQLGAVGREAFFTIQRMEDKDQGNYSCRTHTEKRPFKWSEPSEPLELVIKEMYPKPFFKTWASPVVTPGARVTFNCSTPQQHMSFILYKDGSEIASSDKSWASPGASEAHFLIISVGPGDGGNYSCRYYDFAIWSEPSDPVELVVTEFYPKPTLLAQPGPVVLPGKNVTLRCQGAFQGMRFALLQEGTRVPLQFQSTSGNSADFLLPAVGTEDSGNYSCVYYETTMSNRGSYLSKPIMIWVTDTFPKPLLFAEPSSVVPVGQNVTLWCQGPVHGVGYILQKERETPSVQLWGSTSHDGAFPITNISGANTGRYSCCYHPDWTSSIKIQPSNTLELIVTGLLPKPSLLAQPGPIVAPGENMTFRCQGELPDSTFVLLKEGIQDPLEQRSPNGYRADFWMPSVRGDDSGVYSCVYYLDSAPFAASNLSDFLEIWVTDKPPKPLLSAWPSTIFKLGKDITLQCRGPLPGVEFVLEHDGEEAPQQFSEDGDFVISNTEGKGIGNYSCSYRLQAYPDIWSEPSDALELVGAAGPAAQECTVGNIVRSSLIVVVVVALGVVLAIEWKKWPRLRTRDSETDGRDQTIALEECNQEGEPGTSTSSPSSGSQGTSVELPVPI; from the exons ATGACCCTGGACAGGCTGGGGGAACGGTCCGCCATGCTGTGGACATTCAGTGTCTTGCTCTTTTGCATTC GGCTGAGTCTGGGTATGACATCAATAG TGGTGCAATCTCAACCGGAGCTATGGATAGAGACCAACTACCCCCAGGCCCCTTGGGAGAACATCACACTTTGGTTCAAAAGCCCCTCTCGGATTTCAAGCAAGTTTCTGCTGCTGAAGGATAAGACACAAATGACTTGGATCCGCCCTTCCTCCAAGACCTCCCAAGTTTCATTCCCTATAGGTGCCCTTACTAAATCCAATGCAGGTCTCTACAGGTGCTGCTACTGGAAGGAGACAGGCTGGTCAGAGCCCAGTAAAGTTTTAGAGTTGGAGGCACCAG GCCAGCTGCCCAAGCCCATCTTCTGGATCCAGGCTGAGACCTCCCCTCTTCCTGGATGTAATGTTAACATACTCTGCCATGGCTGGCTGCAGGATTTGGTGTTCATGCTGTTCAAAGAGGGATATGCAGAGCCCGTGGATTACCAAATCCCAACTGGGACAGTGGCTATATTCTCCATTGCCAACATGACACCTGAAAGTGAAGGGGTTTACATGTGCCGCACTCATATCCAGATGCTCCCCACTCTGTGGTCAGAGCCGAGCAACCCCCTGAAGCTGATTGTTGCAG GACTCTATCCCAAACCAACTCTGACAGCGTATCCTGGGCCCATTATGGCACCTGGAGAAAGCCTGAAGCTCAGATGTCAGGGGCCTATCTATGGAATGACCTTTGCTCTAATAAGGCTCGAAGACTTGGAGAAATCCTTTTACCGCAAAAGGCCAATAAAAAATGAGGCATACTTCTTCTTCCGGGCTTTGAAAATCCATGATGCTGGACATTACTTCTGTTTTTACTATGATGGGTCATACAGGGGTTCACTTCTCAGTGATATCCTGAAAATCTGGGTGACTG ACACTTTCCCCAAGACCTGGCTACTTGCTCAGCCCAGTCCTGTGGTCCAGATGGGTCAGAACGTGAGCCTGTGGTGTCGAGGGCCAGTGAATGGAGTGGGGCTTGCACTCTATAAGAAAGGAGAAGACAAACCACTTCAGCTCTTGGATACCACCAACACTGATGACAACGGGTCATTCTTCCTCCATAATGTGACCTATAGTGATGCTGGCGTCTATAGCTGCCACTATCTCCTCTCCTGGAAGACCTCCATCAGGATGACCTCACACAACACTGTGGAGCTCGTGGTTGTAG ATAAGTCCCCCAAACCCTCCCTGTCAGCCTGGCCCAGCACCATGTTCAAGCTAGGAAAGGTCATTACCCTTCAGTGCCAAGTACCTCATCCAGTACTTGAATTTTCTCTGGAATGGGAAGAAAGAGCAACATTCCAAAAATTCTCAGTGGATAAAGACTTCATCATCAGTAATGCTGAAGGAAAAGGCACAGGGACCTACATTTGCAGCTATCACATAGAGGCTCACCCCAACATCTGGCCAGATCTCAGTGAACCTCTGAAGCTGATGGGGCCAGCAG GCTTTCTCACATGGAATTATGTTCTGAATGAAGCTATCAGGCTGTCCCTAATCATACAGCTTGTTGCCTTGCTGTTGGTAGTGCTGTGGATAAGGTGGAAGTGTCGGAGACTCAGAATCAG AGGAGCCTGGTTGCTGGGAACAGCTCAAGGGGTCACCATGCTCTTCATAGTCACAGCCCTTCTCTGCTGTG GACTTTGCAATGGGGTATTGACAGAAGAGACTG AAATAATCATGCCAACCCCTAAGCCTGAGCTTTGGGCAGAGACCAACTTCCCTTTTGCCCCATGGAAGAACTTAACCCTCTGGTGCAGAAGCCCTTCTGGCTCAACTAAGGAGTTTGTGTTGCTGAAGGACGGGACCGGGTGGATTGCAACTCGCCCGGCCTCAGAACAGGTCCGGGCTGCCTTCCCCCTTGGCGCCCTGACCCAGAGCCACACTGGGAGTTACCACTGTCATTCGTGGGAGGAGATGGCTGTGTCGGAGCCCAGTGAGGCACTTGAGCTGGTGGGGACAG ACATCCTCCCCAAACCTGTCATGTCTGCTTCCCCCCCAGTCCGGGGCCAGAAACTGCAAATCCGGTGCAAAGGATGGCTGGCAGGCATGGAGTTTGTTCTGTATAAGGAGGGAGTGCAGGAACCTGTCCAGCAACTTGGTGCCGTTGGGAGAGAAGCCTTCTTTACAATCCAAAGAATGGAGGATAAAGACCAAGGCAATTATAGCTGCCGTACCCACACTGAAAAGCGCCCCTTCAAGTGGTCTGAGCCCAGTGAGCCCCTAGAGCTTGTCATAAAAG AAATGTACCCCAAGCCCTTCTTCAAGACATGGGCCAGCCCTGTGGTCACTCCTGGTGCCCGAGTGACTTTCAATTGCTCCACTCCCCAGCAGCACATGAGCTTTATTCTTTACAAAGATGGAAGTGAAATAGCATCCAGTGACAAGTCTTGGGCAAGTCCAGGGGCCAGCGAAGCTCACTTTCTGATCATTTCTGTGGGCCCTGGTGACGGAGGGAATTACAGCTGCCGCTATTATGACTTCGCTATCTGGTCTGAGCCCAGTGACCCTGTGGAGCTCGTGGTGACAG AATTCTACCCCAAACCCACTCTTCTGGCACAGCCAGGTCCTGTGGTGCTTCCTGGGAAGAATGTGACCCTGCGCTGCCAAGGGGCTTTCCAAGGCATGAGGTTTGCCCTCTTGCAGGAGGGAACCCGTGTTCCCTTACAGTTCCAGAGCACTTCTGGGAACTCAGCTGACTTTCTGCTCCCTGCTGTTGGAACAGAGGACTCTGGGAACTACAGTTGTGTCTACTATGAGACAACCATGTCAAATAGGGGATCATATCTCAGCAAGCCTATTATGATCTGGGTGACTG aCACATTTCCCAAGCCATTGTTGTTTGCTGAACCCAGTTCTGTGGTTCCTGTGGGGCAGAATGTTACTCTCTGGTGCCAGGGGCCAGTCCATGGAGTAGGGTAcattctacagaaagaaagagaaacccctTCAGTACAGCTCTGGGGATCCACCAGTCATGATGGGGCATTTCCCATCACCAATATATCTGGTGCTAACACAGGGCGTTACAGCTGCTGCTACCACCCTGACTGGACCAGCTCTATCAAGATACAGCCTAGCAACACTTTGGAACTCATAGTCACAG gtttgCTCCCTAAACCCAGCCTCTTAGCCCAGCCCGGACCCATTGTGGCCCCTGGAGAAAATATGACTTTTCGATGCCAAGGGGAACTGCCAGACTCAACATTTGTCCTGCTGAAGGAGGGCATTCAAGATCCTTTGGAGCAACGGAGCCCAAATGGGTACAGGGCTGACTTCTGGATGCCATCTGTGAGAGGTGACGATTCTGGGGTCTATAGCTGTGTTTATTATTTGGACTCTGCTCCCTTTGCGGCCTCTAATCTCAGTGACTTCCTGGAGATCTGGGTGACTG ATAAACCCCCTAAGCCTTTGCTGTCAGCCTGGCCCAGCACCATCTTCAAATTGGGGAAGGACATCACCCTTCAGTGTCGAGGACCCCTGCCAGGTGTTGAATTTGTCCTAGAACATGATGGAGAAGAAGCACCTCAGCAGTTCTCAGAGGATGGGGACTTCGTCATCAGcaacacagaaggaaaaggcaTTGGCAACTACAGCTGCAGCTACCGCCTCCAGGCCTACCCTGATATCTGGTCAGAGCCTAGCGATGCCCTGGAGCTGGTGGGGGCTGCAG GCCCTGCTGCTCAGGAGTGCACTGTGGGGAACATTGTCCGAAGTAGTCTGATTGTGGTGGTAGTTGTAGCTTTGGGGGTGGTGCTAGCCATAGAGTGGAAGAAGTGGCCTCGACTCCGAACCAG GGACTCAGAGACAGATGGAAGAGACCAGACCATAGCCCTGGAAGAGTGTAATCAAGAAGGAGAACCAGGCACCAGCACCAGCtctccctcatcaggctctcaggGAACCTCAGTGGAACTGCCAGTCCCAATATAA